One Terriglobales bacterium genomic region harbors:
- a CDS encoding DUF892 family protein: MEGLIEEGSKEMKRYSSPNVRDAAIIASAQRVEHYEIAGYGCVRTFASLMGESEAASLLEQTLNEVS; encoded by the coding sequence ATGGAAGGCCTGATTGAGGAGGGCAGCAAGGAGATGAAGCGCTACTCTTCGCCCAATGTTCGCGATGCAGCCATCATCGCTTCCGCTCAACGCGTCGAACACTATGAGATCGCGGGTTATGGTTGTGTGCGTACATTCGCCAGCTTGATGGGAGAATCGGAGGCCGCGAGCCTGCTCGAACAAACCCTGAATGAGGTGTCCTAA
- a CDS encoding DUF892 family protein codes for MKSGSLRELYVDQLRDLYDAEKQLVKALPKLADAASSDELRSALEEHLQITKQQVERLEQIFEKMGEKSKSKEMRRNGRPD; via the coding sequence GTGAAATCAGGTTCTTTACGTGAACTTTACGTCGACCAACTGCGCGATCTTTATGACGCGGAAAAACAGCTGGTCAAAGCCCTGCCTAAACTTGCCGATGCAGCCTCTTCCGATGAACTGCGCAGTGCATTGGAAGAACACTTACAGATTACCAAGCAGCAAGTGGAACGCCTGGAGCAGATCTTCGAAAAAATGGGCGAGAAGTCCAAATCGAAAGAAATGCGACGGAATGGAAGGCCTGATTGA
- a CDS encoding sigma-70 family RNA polymerase sigma factor, producing the protein MSTLEVNATPMTDDGSAATQFESDIQLVQRAQKGDADAFATLFHLHKSRVYSLCLRMTHNTAEAEDLAQDAFMQVFRKLSTFRGDSALSTWLYRVAVNTVLMHFRKKGLRQVSLDESSNQEAPQVAREYGTQDKRLSSCVDRLALARAIQKLPAGYRTIFLLHEIHGYEHQEIARILKCSVGNSKSQLHKAKLRMRELLGGSRETESSRKPRIGRRIRPITERALAASLARLRSAGKWPFKEKEKDANDSPLFALDAATSRLAESRL; encoded by the coding sequence GTGAGCACGTTAGAAGTCAATGCGACCCCGATGACCGACGACGGAAGTGCCGCCACTCAATTCGAATCGGATATCCAGCTTGTGCAAAGAGCTCAAAAGGGAGATGCGGACGCTTTTGCTACGCTCTTTCACCTTCACAAATCCCGGGTCTATTCGTTGTGCTTGCGCATGACGCACAACACCGCGGAGGCCGAGGATCTTGCCCAGGATGCTTTCATGCAGGTTTTCCGGAAGCTATCCACATTCCGCGGTGATTCCGCACTTTCTACGTGGCTTTATCGCGTGGCGGTCAATACCGTGCTCATGCACTTCCGGAAAAAAGGATTGCGGCAGGTTTCGCTTGACGAATCTTCCAATCAGGAGGCGCCACAGGTCGCGCGTGAGTACGGAACTCAGGACAAACGGCTGAGTTCGTGCGTGGATCGTTTAGCCCTGGCACGCGCTATCCAGAAACTGCCGGCCGGTTACCGCACCATATTTCTCTTACACGAGATTCACGGATACGAGCACCAGGAAATCGCTCGCATCCTCAAGTGCTCGGTTGGAAACTCTAAGTCTCAATTGCACAAGGCAAAGCTTCGCATGCGCGAACTGCTCGGAGGGTCCAGGGAAACCGAAAGCAGCAGGAAGCCCCGGATCGGTAGAAGAATTCGGCCTATCACCGAGCGGGCTCTGGCGGCGTCTCTCGCGCGCCTGCGGTCCGCCGGCAAGTGGCCCTTCAAAGAGAAAGAGAAGGATGCCAATGACTCGCCTCTGTTCGCGCTCGACGCCGCCACATCGCGATTAGCAGAGAGCCGATTGTAG
- a CDS encoding STAS domain-containing protein: MRARTAVVVTPMPEVLNLKQAQILMREILPFLKADRPRLIFDFTHVRQIDTAGLDMLLRCLKTVMKRDGDLKLASLSPQAEVVLELTRVDRLFETFPTTTDAVRSFGCSEPEYETTSGLAEGTLCGESMQAEKLPAENLVPQLRVS, encoded by the coding sequence ATGAGGGCTCGCACTGCAGTTGTGGTTACGCCCATGCCGGAAGTACTCAATCTGAAGCAAGCTCAGATCCTCATGCGGGAGATTCTTCCCTTCTTAAAGGCTGATCGGCCTCGGCTGATATTTGATTTCACGCACGTCCGCCAGATTGATACCGCTGGGTTGGATATGCTCCTGCGGTGTTTGAAAACAGTCATGAAGCGGGATGGGGACCTGAAACTGGCATCTCTGTCGCCGCAAGCGGAAGTGGTGCTTGAGCTGACTCGTGTCGATCGACTCTTTGAGACCTTTCCTACTACCACCGACGCAGTACGGAGCTTCGGCTGCTCTGAGCCAGAATACGAGACCACATCGGGATTAGCAGAAGGAACCTTGTGCGGGGAGTCAATGCAGGCTGAAAAGTTACCAGCCGAAAACCTGGTTCCGCAGTTGAGGGTTTCATGA
- a CDS encoding thymidylate kinase produces the protein MKKAPHSANQHDGWRRLMLLSFSGIDGAGKTTQIQQLHSRLSQAGFRICKLSFWDDVAVLSRFREGITHRLFGSEKGVGAPGLPVERRDKNLRAWYLTLSRHWLYLLDALHLCWIVRRLQAADIDVLIFDRYIYDELANLPLRSHVARLYLQFVNRIVPAPDVAYLLDVEPSLAQQRKPEYPVKFLCENRQCFLEMALSLENMKVIRASGVDEAQDQIMQMLTDSDLRRQELCSQSTLRP, from the coding sequence GTGAAGAAGGCTCCGCACTCTGCGAATCAACACGACGGCTGGCGAAGGCTGATGCTCCTCAGCTTCTCTGGGATTGACGGCGCGGGGAAGACTACGCAGATTCAGCAACTTCATTCCCGCTTGTCGCAGGCAGGATTTCGGATTTGCAAACTGAGCTTCTGGGATGATGTGGCAGTGCTGTCACGCTTCCGCGAGGGCATCACTCATCGACTCTTTGGCAGCGAAAAAGGAGTGGGCGCTCCTGGGCTGCCTGTCGAGCGCAGAGACAAGAACCTCAGGGCATGGTATTTGACGCTCAGCCGCCACTGGCTGTACCTCCTCGATGCTCTACACCTGTGCTGGATCGTTCGTCGCTTGCAGGCAGCGGACATTGACGTCCTGATATTTGATCGCTACATCTACGATGAACTCGCCAATCTCCCCCTTCGCAGCCACGTGGCACGGCTGTACCTGCAATTCGTGAACCGCATTGTGCCCGCTCCCGATGTAGCTTACCTTTTGGACGTTGAACCTTCCCTTGCGCAGCAGCGGAAACCAGAATATCCGGTGAAGTTCTTGTGCGAAAACCGGCAATGCTTTCTCGAAATGGCTCTATCGCTGGAGAATATGAAGGTAATTCGCGCATCGGGAGTCGATGAAGCGCAAGACCAGATCATGCAGATGCTTACCGATTCCGATTTAAGACGTCAGGAGCTGTGTTCCCAGTCAACCTTGCGCCCGTAA
- a CDS encoding glycosyltransferase, protein MRICLVSTFPPSRGGLNEYGFHIAHELQQNPLLSVTILADQLPAPQPELDGFSVIRCWSFDDPLSPVKLLRSIREVNPDVVWFNLLFTTFGHNPLAAFLGLITPALARMAGYWTHITLHHLMDTIDLADAGVRFPRIYRLGGAVVTQMLLAANSVSVLMPAYRRLLRTRYGGSHTKLRAHGILCPIPEFPDYSQRGNPIHRVLAFGKWGTYKRVEHLIEAFRLLKTMVPNVKLIIAGGDHPRTPGYIASVAQQFQDDPTVEFTGYVSEEDIPSLYKQSTVLVLPYSSSAGASGVAHLASAYGVPIISADLRDFREMSEEEGMAIEFYELGNSHDLANRLATLIQSPEMQRRMAMQNFRVALHMTMPQVIFSYLHSFQVEQEMKNQESLVRLRRLPRWFPARAWIGRTIAKRGLIARASSPQLLRAGRSLALMDGEHGGSRPLDLAGVPANGNGVIGRITLNDGALLSTLAPAGAEQEPQ, encoded by the coding sequence ATGAGAATCTGCCTAGTCAGCACATTTCCGCCGAGCCGCGGCGGGCTGAACGAGTACGGTTTCCACATCGCTCACGAACTACAACAGAATCCACTGCTCAGCGTCACGATTCTCGCTGACCAATTACCTGCGCCTCAACCGGAACTGGATGGATTCTCCGTGATCCGCTGCTGGTCTTTCGACGACCCGCTCAGCCCTGTAAAATTGCTACGCAGCATCCGCGAGGTCAATCCGGACGTCGTCTGGTTCAATCTTCTGTTTACAACTTTTGGTCACAACCCTCTGGCGGCATTCCTCGGGTTGATCACACCCGCGCTTGCGCGCATGGCCGGTTATTGGACCCATATCACTCTCCACCACCTTATGGACACCATCGATCTGGCTGACGCCGGCGTGCGCTTTCCTCGGATTTATCGATTGGGGGGCGCAGTTGTGACCCAAATGTTGCTGGCGGCAAATTCCGTTTCCGTCTTGATGCCTGCCTATCGTCGGCTGCTGCGGACAAGATACGGAGGCTCGCATACTAAACTTCGCGCTCACGGAATCTTATGCCCCATTCCGGAGTTCCCGGACTATTCTCAACGGGGCAATCCAATTCATCGTGTCCTGGCATTCGGAAAATGGGGTACCTACAAGCGTGTCGAACATCTCATCGAGGCGTTCCGATTATTGAAAACAATGGTGCCCAACGTGAAGCTGATCATCGCGGGCGGCGATCATCCGCGAACCCCCGGATACATAGCTTCCGTGGCGCAGCAATTTCAAGATGATCCCACGGTGGAGTTCACTGGGTACGTTTCCGAGGAAGATATCCCCAGTCTGTACAAACAATCGACGGTGCTGGTGCTTCCCTACTCCTCATCAGCCGGAGCGAGCGGCGTGGCTCACCTGGCGAGCGCTTACGGAGTTCCCATCATTTCTGCCGATCTGAGGGACTTCCGCGAGATGTCGGAGGAAGAGGGAATGGCTATCGAATTCTATGAGCTGGGAAATTCACACGATCTGGCAAATCGGTTGGCCACGTTGATCCAGTCTCCAGAAATGCAACGCCGAATGGCAATGCAGAACTTCCGCGTGGCGCTGCACATGACCATGCCACAAGTGATTTTCAGCTACCTGCATTCCTTCCAGGTCGAACAAGAAATGAAGAATCAAGAATCGCTGGTGAGGCTCAGGCGTCTCCCGCGATGGTTTCCAGCCCGGGCTTGGATTGGCAGGACCATCGCCAAACGCGGTCTAATTGCTCGTGCCAGCTCGCCACAACTGCTACGAGCCGGCAGAAGCCTCGCCTTAATGGATGGTGAGCATGGTGGTAGTCGACCCTTGGATCTGGCCGGAGTTCCCGCTAATGGTAACGGTGTAATTGGCCGTATCACTTTGAATGATGGTGCTCTGCTGAGCACTCTGGCCCCCGCAGGAGCCGAGCAGGAACCCCAATAA
- a CDS encoding tetratricopeptide repeat protein — MSVKGNYFRGAVNVIFAALLLCGHGFGGDLRITLPKRSKPTPVQQLNREGVAAIEKHHFDKARTLFYKAYLIDPDDPFTLNNLGYISELEGKVEAATKYYNLASALATQAVIDRATSDRLKGKSIDEAINKVADPMMQANRGNLQAILLLSRGRAVEADRLLQTMLAAHPHSPFALNNMGVAKEMQGNLEQAVRYYDAAARERSDDSAIVTLDRGSRGKPISEMAANSAKRVRDELKKEDAESKAARLSLQGVIAANHNDLESAQRYFQRAYALNPNDAFTLNNMGYVSELAGDKETAEDFYERAKTADRAGRRVGIATRASVEGQKLERVASGNDQQMEAGLEEEREARRQEKTPLQLLRRNNEPATSPQAAEPKPQN, encoded by the coding sequence GTGTCGGTCAAAGGGAACTATTTCCGCGGCGCTGTGAACGTAATCTTCGCGGCACTACTCCTATGCGGCCATGGATTTGGTGGCGACCTGAGAATCACTCTGCCCAAGCGCAGCAAACCAACCCCGGTCCAGCAGCTTAATCGCGAGGGAGTGGCCGCAATTGAGAAGCACCACTTCGACAAAGCCAGAACGCTTTTCTACAAAGCTTATCTCATCGATCCTGACGATCCATTCACACTCAACAACCTGGGATACATTTCCGAGCTCGAAGGCAAGGTCGAAGCTGCGACGAAGTATTACAACCTGGCATCAGCACTCGCCACCCAAGCCGTGATCGATCGCGCTACCTCGGACCGACTGAAAGGAAAGTCGATCGACGAAGCCATTAATAAAGTAGCTGATCCCATGATGCAGGCCAATCGCGGGAACCTGCAGGCAATTCTTTTGCTCTCGCGCGGACGCGCGGTGGAAGCCGATCGTTTATTGCAGACGATGCTGGCTGCCCATCCGCACAGTCCCTTCGCGCTGAATAACATGGGTGTGGCCAAGGAGATGCAGGGCAATCTGGAGCAGGCTGTGCGGTATTACGACGCTGCCGCTCGTGAACGCTCGGACGACTCTGCGATCGTCACTCTTGATCGTGGCTCAAGGGGGAAGCCTATCAGCGAGATGGCTGCCAACAGCGCCAAACGGGTTCGCGACGAATTGAAGAAAGAAGACGCAGAATCGAAAGCAGCGCGACTGAGCTTGCAGGGAGTTATCGCTGCGAACCACAACGATCTCGAAAGCGCCCAGCGTTATTTCCAACGCGCATATGCTTTGAATCCTAACGACGCCTTCACCTTGAACAATATGGGATATGTCTCAGAATTGGCAGGAGACAAAGAAACCGCCGAAGACTTCTATGAAAGGGCCAAAACCGCCGATCGTGCAGGGCGGCGCGTTGGCATCGCCACTCGCGCATCAGTTGAAGGTCAAAAGCTGGAGCGCGTAGCTTCCGGAAATGACCAGCAAATGGAAGCCGGCCTTGAGGAAGAACGCGAGGCCAGACGTCAGGAGAAAACGCCCCTGCAGCTGCTACGCCGCAACAACGAGCCAGCCACTTCACCCCAAGCCGCGGAGCCAAAGCCGCAGAATTAG